One stretch of Corvus hawaiiensis isolate bCorHaw1 chromosome 1, bCorHaw1.pri.cur, whole genome shotgun sequence DNA includes these proteins:
- the FBXL20 gene encoding F-box/LRR-repeat protein 20 isoform X2: MGAAACGMFSNNDEAAINKKLPKELLLRIFSFLDVVTLCRCAQVSRAWNVLALDGSNWQRIDLFDFQRDIEGRVVENISKRCGGFLRKLSLRGCLGVGDNALRTFAQNCRNIEVLNLNGCTKITDTTCTSLSKFCSKLRHLDLASCTSITNLSLKALSEGCPLLEQLIISWCDQVTKDGIQALVRGCGGLRALSLKGCTQLEDEALKFIGAHCPELVTLNLQTCLQITDDGLITICRGCHKLQSLCASGCSNITDAILNALGQNCPRLRILEVARCSQLTDVGFTTLARNCHELEKMDLEECVQITDSTLIQLSIHCPRLQVLSLSHCELITDDGIRHLGNGACAHDRLEVIELDNCPLITDASLEHLKSCHSLERIELYDCQQITRAGIKRLRTHLPNIKVHAYFAPVTPPPSVGGSRQRFCRCCIIL; the protein is encoded by the exons ATGGGGGCGGCGGCCTGCGGG ATGTTCTCAAACAACGATGAAGCTGCGATCAACAAAAAACTGCccaaagagctgctgcttcg aattttctctttcctggaTGTGGTCACTCTGTGTCGTTGTGCTCAAGTTTCCAGG GCATGGAATGTTCTGGCCCTGGATGGCAGTAACTGGCAGCGAATTGACCTGTTTGATTTCCAGAGGGATATTGAG GGCCGAGTGGTGGAGAACATTTCCAAGAGATGTGGGGGATTCCTGCGGAAGCTGAGCCTGCGCGGCTGCCTGGGAGTGGGGGACAACGCCTTAAG GACCTTTGCCCAGAACTGCAGGAACATCGAAGTGTTGAACCTCAATGGTTGTACCAAGATCACGGACAC CACCTGCACCAGCCTCAGCAAGTTCTGCTCCAAACTCAGGCACCTGGATTTGGCTTCCTGCACCTCCATAACCAACCTGTCCCTGAAAGCACTGAG cgAGGGATGCCCGCTGCTGGAACAGCTCATCATCTCCTGGTGCGACCAAGTGACCAAGGACGGGATCCAGGCGCTGGTgcggggctgtggggggctcCGGGCCCTGTCCCTCAAGGGCTGCACCCAG cTGGAGGACGAGGCCCTGAAGTTCATCGGTGCCCACTGTCCCGAGCTGGTGACCCTGAACCTGCAGACCTGCCTG CAAATCACGGATGACGGGCTCATCACCATCTGCAGGGGCTGCCACAAGCTGCAGTCCCTGTGCGCTTCTGGCTGCTCCAACATCACCGACGCCATCCTCAACGCCCTGGGACAGAACTGCCCACGCCTCCG AATATTGGAAGTGGCGAGGTGTTCCCAGCTGACCGACGTGGGCTTCACCACCCTGGCCAGG AACTGCCATGAGCTTGAAAAAATGGATCTGGAAGAATGTGTCCAG atAACAGACAGTACACTAATCCAGCTTTCCATACACTGTCCACGGCTCCAGGTCCTG AGTTTATCCCACTGCGAGCTGATCACGGACGACGGGATCCGTCACCTGGGGAACGGCGCCTGCGCCCACGACCGCCTGGAGGTGATCGAGCTGGACAACTGCCCCCTGATCACCGACGCCTCCCTGGAGCACCTCaagagctgccacagcctggagaGGATAGAACTGTACGACTGCCAGCAGATCACGCGGGCCGGGATCAAGAGACTCAGG ACCCACCTGCCCAACATCAAAGTCCACGCCTACTTCGCCCCGGTGACCCCCCCGCCCTCGGTGGGCGGCAGCCGACAGCGCTTCTGCAGATGCTGCATCATCCTATGA
- the FBXL20 gene encoding F-box/LRR-repeat protein 20 isoform X1, whose product MRREMNGVTKSRFEMFSNNDEAAINKKLPKELLLRIFSFLDVVTLCRCAQVSRAWNVLALDGSNWQRIDLFDFQRDIEGRVVENISKRCGGFLRKLSLRGCLGVGDNALRTFAQNCRNIEVLNLNGCTKITDTTCTSLSKFCSKLRHLDLASCTSITNLSLKALSEGCPLLEQLIISWCDQVTKDGIQALVRGCGGLRALSLKGCTQLEDEALKFIGAHCPELVTLNLQTCLQITDDGLITICRGCHKLQSLCASGCSNITDAILNALGQNCPRLRILEVARCSQLTDVGFTTLARNCHELEKMDLEECVQITDSTLIQLSIHCPRLQVLSLSHCELITDDGIRHLGNGACAHDRLEVIELDNCPLITDASLEHLKSCHSLERIELYDCQQITRAGIKRLRTHLPNIKVHAYFAPVTPPPSVGGSRQRFCRCCIIL is encoded by the exons atGCGCAGGGAGATGAACGGGGTCACTAAGAGCCGCTTTGAG ATGTTCTCAAACAACGATGAAGCTGCGATCAACAAAAAACTGCccaaagagctgctgcttcg aattttctctttcctggaTGTGGTCACTCTGTGTCGTTGTGCTCAAGTTTCCAGG GCATGGAATGTTCTGGCCCTGGATGGCAGTAACTGGCAGCGAATTGACCTGTTTGATTTCCAGAGGGATATTGAG GGCCGAGTGGTGGAGAACATTTCCAAGAGATGTGGGGGATTCCTGCGGAAGCTGAGCCTGCGCGGCTGCCTGGGAGTGGGGGACAACGCCTTAAG GACCTTTGCCCAGAACTGCAGGAACATCGAAGTGTTGAACCTCAATGGTTGTACCAAGATCACGGACAC CACCTGCACCAGCCTCAGCAAGTTCTGCTCCAAACTCAGGCACCTGGATTTGGCTTCCTGCACCTCCATAACCAACCTGTCCCTGAAAGCACTGAG cgAGGGATGCCCGCTGCTGGAACAGCTCATCATCTCCTGGTGCGACCAAGTGACCAAGGACGGGATCCAGGCGCTGGTgcggggctgtggggggctcCGGGCCCTGTCCCTCAAGGGCTGCACCCAG cTGGAGGACGAGGCCCTGAAGTTCATCGGTGCCCACTGTCCCGAGCTGGTGACCCTGAACCTGCAGACCTGCCTG CAAATCACGGATGACGGGCTCATCACCATCTGCAGGGGCTGCCACAAGCTGCAGTCCCTGTGCGCTTCTGGCTGCTCCAACATCACCGACGCCATCCTCAACGCCCTGGGACAGAACTGCCCACGCCTCCG AATATTGGAAGTGGCGAGGTGTTCCCAGCTGACCGACGTGGGCTTCACCACCCTGGCCAGG AACTGCCATGAGCTTGAAAAAATGGATCTGGAAGAATGTGTCCAG atAACAGACAGTACACTAATCCAGCTTTCCATACACTGTCCACGGCTCCAGGTCCTG AGTTTATCCCACTGCGAGCTGATCACGGACGACGGGATCCGTCACCTGGGGAACGGCGCCTGCGCCCACGACCGCCTGGAGGTGATCGAGCTGGACAACTGCCCCCTGATCACCGACGCCTCCCTGGAGCACCTCaagagctgccacagcctggagaGGATAGAACTGTACGACTGCCAGCAGATCACGCGGGCCGGGATCAAGAGACTCAGG ACCCACCTGCCCAACATCAAAGTCCACGCCTACTTCGCCCCGGTGACCCCCCCGCCCTCGGTGGGCGGCAGCCGACAGCGCTTCTGCAGATGCTGCATCATCCTATGA
- the FBXL20 gene encoding F-box/LRR-repeat protein 20 isoform X6, which translates to MRREMNGVTKSRFEMFSNNDEAAINKKLPKELLLRIFSFLDVVTLCRCAQVSRGRVVENISKRCGGFLRKLSLRGCLGVGDNALRTFAQNCRNIEVLNLNGCTKITDTTCTSLSKFCSKLRHLDLASCTSITNLSLKALSEGCPLLEQLIISWCDQVTKDGIQALVRGCGGLRALSLKGCTQLEDEALKFIGAHCPELVTLNLQTCLQITDDGLITICRGCHKLQSLCASGCSNITDAILNALGQNCPRLRILEVARCSQLTDVGFTTLARNCHELEKMDLEECVQITDSTLIQLSIHCPRLQVLSLSHCELITDDGIRHLGNGACAHDRLEVIELDNCPLITDASLEHLKSCHSLERIELYDCQQITRAGIKRLRTHLPNIKVHAYFAPVTPPPSVGGSRQRFCRCCIIL; encoded by the exons atGCGCAGGGAGATGAACGGGGTCACTAAGAGCCGCTTTGAG ATGTTCTCAAACAACGATGAAGCTGCGATCAACAAAAAACTGCccaaagagctgctgcttcg aattttctctttcctggaTGTGGTCACTCTGTGTCGTTGTGCTCAAGTTTCCAGG GGCCGAGTGGTGGAGAACATTTCCAAGAGATGTGGGGGATTCCTGCGGAAGCTGAGCCTGCGCGGCTGCCTGGGAGTGGGGGACAACGCCTTAAG GACCTTTGCCCAGAACTGCAGGAACATCGAAGTGTTGAACCTCAATGGTTGTACCAAGATCACGGACAC CACCTGCACCAGCCTCAGCAAGTTCTGCTCCAAACTCAGGCACCTGGATTTGGCTTCCTGCACCTCCATAACCAACCTGTCCCTGAAAGCACTGAG cgAGGGATGCCCGCTGCTGGAACAGCTCATCATCTCCTGGTGCGACCAAGTGACCAAGGACGGGATCCAGGCGCTGGTgcggggctgtggggggctcCGGGCCCTGTCCCTCAAGGGCTGCACCCAG cTGGAGGACGAGGCCCTGAAGTTCATCGGTGCCCACTGTCCCGAGCTGGTGACCCTGAACCTGCAGACCTGCCTG CAAATCACGGATGACGGGCTCATCACCATCTGCAGGGGCTGCCACAAGCTGCAGTCCCTGTGCGCTTCTGGCTGCTCCAACATCACCGACGCCATCCTCAACGCCCTGGGACAGAACTGCCCACGCCTCCG AATATTGGAAGTGGCGAGGTGTTCCCAGCTGACCGACGTGGGCTTCACCACCCTGGCCAGG AACTGCCATGAGCTTGAAAAAATGGATCTGGAAGAATGTGTCCAG atAACAGACAGTACACTAATCCAGCTTTCCATACACTGTCCACGGCTCCAGGTCCTG AGTTTATCCCACTGCGAGCTGATCACGGACGACGGGATCCGTCACCTGGGGAACGGCGCCTGCGCCCACGACCGCCTGGAGGTGATCGAGCTGGACAACTGCCCCCTGATCACCGACGCCTCCCTGGAGCACCTCaagagctgccacagcctggagaGGATAGAACTGTACGACTGCCAGCAGATCACGCGGGCCGGGATCAAGAGACTCAGG ACCCACCTGCCCAACATCAAAGTCCACGCCTACTTCGCCCCGGTGACCCCCCCGCCCTCGGTGGGCGGCAGCCGACAGCGCTTCTGCAGATGCTGCATCATCCTATGA
- the FBXL20 gene encoding F-box/LRR-repeat protein 20 isoform X3 has protein sequence MMFSNNDEAAINKKLPKELLLRIFSFLDVVTLCRCAQVSRAWNVLALDGSNWQRIDLFDFQRDIEGRVVENISKRCGGFLRKLSLRGCLGVGDNALRTFAQNCRNIEVLNLNGCTKITDTTCTSLSKFCSKLRHLDLASCTSITNLSLKALSEGCPLLEQLIISWCDQVTKDGIQALVRGCGGLRALSLKGCTQLEDEALKFIGAHCPELVTLNLQTCLQITDDGLITICRGCHKLQSLCASGCSNITDAILNALGQNCPRLRILEVARCSQLTDVGFTTLARNCHELEKMDLEECVQITDSTLIQLSIHCPRLQVLSLSHCELITDDGIRHLGNGACAHDRLEVIELDNCPLITDASLEHLKSCHSLERIELYDCQQITRAGIKRLRTHLPNIKVHAYFAPVTPPPSVGGSRQRFCRCCIIL, from the exons ATG ATGTTCTCAAACAACGATGAAGCTGCGATCAACAAAAAACTGCccaaagagctgctgcttcg aattttctctttcctggaTGTGGTCACTCTGTGTCGTTGTGCTCAAGTTTCCAGG GCATGGAATGTTCTGGCCCTGGATGGCAGTAACTGGCAGCGAATTGACCTGTTTGATTTCCAGAGGGATATTGAG GGCCGAGTGGTGGAGAACATTTCCAAGAGATGTGGGGGATTCCTGCGGAAGCTGAGCCTGCGCGGCTGCCTGGGAGTGGGGGACAACGCCTTAAG GACCTTTGCCCAGAACTGCAGGAACATCGAAGTGTTGAACCTCAATGGTTGTACCAAGATCACGGACAC CACCTGCACCAGCCTCAGCAAGTTCTGCTCCAAACTCAGGCACCTGGATTTGGCTTCCTGCACCTCCATAACCAACCTGTCCCTGAAAGCACTGAG cgAGGGATGCCCGCTGCTGGAACAGCTCATCATCTCCTGGTGCGACCAAGTGACCAAGGACGGGATCCAGGCGCTGGTgcggggctgtggggggctcCGGGCCCTGTCCCTCAAGGGCTGCACCCAG cTGGAGGACGAGGCCCTGAAGTTCATCGGTGCCCACTGTCCCGAGCTGGTGACCCTGAACCTGCAGACCTGCCTG CAAATCACGGATGACGGGCTCATCACCATCTGCAGGGGCTGCCACAAGCTGCAGTCCCTGTGCGCTTCTGGCTGCTCCAACATCACCGACGCCATCCTCAACGCCCTGGGACAGAACTGCCCACGCCTCCG AATATTGGAAGTGGCGAGGTGTTCCCAGCTGACCGACGTGGGCTTCACCACCCTGGCCAGG AACTGCCATGAGCTTGAAAAAATGGATCTGGAAGAATGTGTCCAG atAACAGACAGTACACTAATCCAGCTTTCCATACACTGTCCACGGCTCCAGGTCCTG AGTTTATCCCACTGCGAGCTGATCACGGACGACGGGATCCGTCACCTGGGGAACGGCGCCTGCGCCCACGACCGCCTGGAGGTGATCGAGCTGGACAACTGCCCCCTGATCACCGACGCCTCCCTGGAGCACCTCaagagctgccacagcctggagaGGATAGAACTGTACGACTGCCAGCAGATCACGCGGGCCGGGATCAAGAGACTCAGG ACCCACCTGCCCAACATCAAAGTCCACGCCTACTTCGCCCCGGTGACCCCCCCGCCCTCGGTGGGCGGCAGCCGACAGCGCTTCTGCAGATGCTGCATCATCCTATGA
- the FBXL20 gene encoding F-box/LRR-repeat protein 20 isoform X4, whose translation MFSNNDEAAINKKLPKELLLRIFSFLDVVTLCRCAQVSRAWNVLALDGSNWQRIDLFDFQRDIEGRVVENISKRCGGFLRKLSLRGCLGVGDNALRTFAQNCRNIEVLNLNGCTKITDTTCTSLSKFCSKLRHLDLASCTSITNLSLKALSEGCPLLEQLIISWCDQVTKDGIQALVRGCGGLRALSLKGCTQLEDEALKFIGAHCPELVTLNLQTCLQITDDGLITICRGCHKLQSLCASGCSNITDAILNALGQNCPRLRILEVARCSQLTDVGFTTLARNCHELEKMDLEECVQITDSTLIQLSIHCPRLQVLSLSHCELITDDGIRHLGNGACAHDRLEVIELDNCPLITDASLEHLKSCHSLERIELYDCQQITRAGIKRLRTHLPNIKVHAYFAPVTPPPSVGGSRQRFCRCCIIL comes from the exons ATGTTCTCAAACAACGATGAAGCTGCGATCAACAAAAAACTGCccaaagagctgctgcttcg aattttctctttcctggaTGTGGTCACTCTGTGTCGTTGTGCTCAAGTTTCCAGG GCATGGAATGTTCTGGCCCTGGATGGCAGTAACTGGCAGCGAATTGACCTGTTTGATTTCCAGAGGGATATTGAG GGCCGAGTGGTGGAGAACATTTCCAAGAGATGTGGGGGATTCCTGCGGAAGCTGAGCCTGCGCGGCTGCCTGGGAGTGGGGGACAACGCCTTAAG GACCTTTGCCCAGAACTGCAGGAACATCGAAGTGTTGAACCTCAATGGTTGTACCAAGATCACGGACAC CACCTGCACCAGCCTCAGCAAGTTCTGCTCCAAACTCAGGCACCTGGATTTGGCTTCCTGCACCTCCATAACCAACCTGTCCCTGAAAGCACTGAG cgAGGGATGCCCGCTGCTGGAACAGCTCATCATCTCCTGGTGCGACCAAGTGACCAAGGACGGGATCCAGGCGCTGGTgcggggctgtggggggctcCGGGCCCTGTCCCTCAAGGGCTGCACCCAG cTGGAGGACGAGGCCCTGAAGTTCATCGGTGCCCACTGTCCCGAGCTGGTGACCCTGAACCTGCAGACCTGCCTG CAAATCACGGATGACGGGCTCATCACCATCTGCAGGGGCTGCCACAAGCTGCAGTCCCTGTGCGCTTCTGGCTGCTCCAACATCACCGACGCCATCCTCAACGCCCTGGGACAGAACTGCCCACGCCTCCG AATATTGGAAGTGGCGAGGTGTTCCCAGCTGACCGACGTGGGCTTCACCACCCTGGCCAGG AACTGCCATGAGCTTGAAAAAATGGATCTGGAAGAATGTGTCCAG atAACAGACAGTACACTAATCCAGCTTTCCATACACTGTCCACGGCTCCAGGTCCTG AGTTTATCCCACTGCGAGCTGATCACGGACGACGGGATCCGTCACCTGGGGAACGGCGCCTGCGCCCACGACCGCCTGGAGGTGATCGAGCTGGACAACTGCCCCCTGATCACCGACGCCTCCCTGGAGCACCTCaagagctgccacagcctggagaGGATAGAACTGTACGACTGCCAGCAGATCACGCGGGCCGGGATCAAGAGACTCAGG ACCCACCTGCCCAACATCAAAGTCCACGCCTACTTCGCCCCGGTGACCCCCCCGCCCTCGGTGGGCGGCAGCCGACAGCGCTTCTGCAGATGCTGCATCATCCTATGA
- the LOC125332838 gene encoding LOW QUALITY PROTEIN: E3 ubiquitin-protein ligase RNF113A-like (The sequence of the model RefSeq protein was modified relative to this genomic sequence to represent the inferred CDS: deleted 1 base in 1 codon), producing MAEESGACSSVLKKRVRAAGRGRQKRPGSDQEWESSGEEGSTEVRNERRRDTANPMIRKRERPEYAPSSSEDPAKEMGVTYKATRSAKPVGPGDMGATAVYELDTEKDAQAIFERSQKIQEELREKEDDKIYRGINNYQKYVKPKDTSMGNASSGMVRKGPIRAPEHLRATVRWDYQPNICKDYKETGFCGFGDSCKFLHDRSDYKHGWQMEQELDKGCYAFNDDENYEVSSDEEDVPFKCFICRGSFRNPVVTKCRHYFCESCALRRYRKSQRCCVCDKQTNGVFNPAKELTAKLEKHKGEEEEEQQPDRGEDPQ from the exons ATGGCGGAGGAGAGCGGCgcctgcagctctgtgctcaaGAAGCGGGTCCGAGCCGCGGGCAGGGGCCGGCAAAAACGGCCCGGCAGCGACCAGGAATgggagagcagcggggaggAGGGCAGCACCGAGGTGCGGAACGAGCGGCGGCGGGACACC GCCAACCCCATGATCCGCAAGAGGGAGAGGCCGGAGTACGCGCCGAGCAGCAGCGAGGATCCTGCCAAGGAGATGGGAGTCACCTACAAAGCGACCAGGTCAGCGAAACCTGTTGGCCCAGGAGACATGGGAGCCACAGCAGTGTATGAACTGGACACGGAGAAGGATGCTCAAGCCATCTTCGAGCGCAGCCAGAAAATCCAAGAGGAgctgagagaaaaggaagatgatAAAATTTACCGTGGCATTAACAACTACCAGAAGTACGTGAAGCCCAAGGACACATCGATGGGCAACGCCTCTTCAGGAATGGTCAGGAAAGGCCCCATCCGTGCCCCGGAGCACCTGCGGGCCACGGTGCGCTGGGACTACCAGCCCAACATCTGCAAGGACTACAAAGAGACCGGGTTCTGCGGCTTCGGGGACAGCTGCAAATTCCTGCACGACCGCTCGGACTACAAACACGGCTGGCAGATGGAACAGGAGCTGGACAAAGGCTGCTACGCCTTCAACGACGATGAAAACTACGAGGTGAGCAGCGATGAGGAGGACGTGCCTTTCAAATGCTTCATCTGCAGAGGTTCCTTTAGGAACCCCGTGGTCACCAAGTGTCGGCACTACTTCTGTGAGAGCTGTGCCCTCCGGCGCTATCGCAAATCCCAGCGCTGCTGCGTCTGTGACAAGCAAACCAACGGGGTATTCAACCCCGCCAAAGAGCTCACGGCGAAATTGGAAAAAcacaaaggagaggaagaagaggagcagcagccagaccGCGGAGAGGATCCACAGTAG
- the FBXL20 gene encoding F-box/LRR-repeat protein 20 isoform X5, giving the protein MSPGPTGFADLVALIFSFLDVVTLCRCAQVSRAWNVLALDGSNWQRIDLFDFQRDIEGRVVENISKRCGGFLRKLSLRGCLGVGDNALRTFAQNCRNIEVLNLNGCTKITDTTCTSLSKFCSKLRHLDLASCTSITNLSLKALSEGCPLLEQLIISWCDQVTKDGIQALVRGCGGLRALSLKGCTQLEDEALKFIGAHCPELVTLNLQTCLQITDDGLITICRGCHKLQSLCASGCSNITDAILNALGQNCPRLRILEVARCSQLTDVGFTTLARNCHELEKMDLEECVQITDSTLIQLSIHCPRLQVLSLSHCELITDDGIRHLGNGACAHDRLEVIELDNCPLITDASLEHLKSCHSLERIELYDCQQITRAGIKRLRTHLPNIKVHAYFAPVTPPPSVGGSRQRFCRCCIIL; this is encoded by the exons ATGTCTCCTGGGCCAACAGGTTTCGCTGACCTGGTCGCTTT aattttctctttcctggaTGTGGTCACTCTGTGTCGTTGTGCTCAAGTTTCCAGG GCATGGAATGTTCTGGCCCTGGATGGCAGTAACTGGCAGCGAATTGACCTGTTTGATTTCCAGAGGGATATTGAG GGCCGAGTGGTGGAGAACATTTCCAAGAGATGTGGGGGATTCCTGCGGAAGCTGAGCCTGCGCGGCTGCCTGGGAGTGGGGGACAACGCCTTAAG GACCTTTGCCCAGAACTGCAGGAACATCGAAGTGTTGAACCTCAATGGTTGTACCAAGATCACGGACAC CACCTGCACCAGCCTCAGCAAGTTCTGCTCCAAACTCAGGCACCTGGATTTGGCTTCCTGCACCTCCATAACCAACCTGTCCCTGAAAGCACTGAG cgAGGGATGCCCGCTGCTGGAACAGCTCATCATCTCCTGGTGCGACCAAGTGACCAAGGACGGGATCCAGGCGCTGGTgcggggctgtggggggctcCGGGCCCTGTCCCTCAAGGGCTGCACCCAG cTGGAGGACGAGGCCCTGAAGTTCATCGGTGCCCACTGTCCCGAGCTGGTGACCCTGAACCTGCAGACCTGCCTG CAAATCACGGATGACGGGCTCATCACCATCTGCAGGGGCTGCCACAAGCTGCAGTCCCTGTGCGCTTCTGGCTGCTCCAACATCACCGACGCCATCCTCAACGCCCTGGGACAGAACTGCCCACGCCTCCG AATATTGGAAGTGGCGAGGTGTTCCCAGCTGACCGACGTGGGCTTCACCACCCTGGCCAGG AACTGCCATGAGCTTGAAAAAATGGATCTGGAAGAATGTGTCCAG atAACAGACAGTACACTAATCCAGCTTTCCATACACTGTCCACGGCTCCAGGTCCTG AGTTTATCCCACTGCGAGCTGATCACGGACGACGGGATCCGTCACCTGGGGAACGGCGCCTGCGCCCACGACCGCCTGGAGGTGATCGAGCTGGACAACTGCCCCCTGATCACCGACGCCTCCCTGGAGCACCTCaagagctgccacagcctggagaGGATAGAACTGTACGACTGCCAGCAGATCACGCGGGCCGGGATCAAGAGACTCAGG ACCCACCTGCCCAACATCAAAGTCCACGCCTACTTCGCCCCGGTGACCCCCCCGCCCTCGGTGGGCGGCAGCCGACAGCGCTTCTGCAGATGCTGCATCATCCTATGA